From a region of the Lactuca sativa cultivar Salinas chromosome 4, Lsat_Salinas_v11, whole genome shotgun sequence genome:
- the LOC111921445 gene encoding chloride channel protein CLC-a isoform X1, which translates to MEKDSEQMAETTNQQERDMESNSLHQPLLKRNLTALSSSPLALVGAKVSYIESLDYEINENDLFKHDWRSRSQAQVLQYIFLKWLLAFLVGLLTGLIATLINLAVENIAGYKLLAVVQYIDNKRYMMGFLYMTGVNFILTLIATVLCVFFAPTAAGPGIPEIKAYLNGVDTPNMYGATTMFVKIVGSIGAVAAGLDLGKEGPLVHIGACIASLLGQGGPDDYRIKWRWIRYFNNDRDRRDIITCGASSGVCAAFRSPVGGVLFALEEVATWWRSALLWRTFFSTAVVVVVLRAFMEYCKDGACGLFGQGGLIMFDVGGVPVRYHVADLIPVTVIGIIGGVLGSLYNYLLHKVLRLYNLINAKGKLAKISLSLAVSLFTSACLYGLPFLASCTPCDPSVVDSECPSTGRMGNFKQFNCPKGHYNDLATLLLTTNDDAVRNIFSTNTPSEYRVFSLVIFFILYCILGLFTFGIAVPSGLFLPIILMGSAYGRLLGMAMGSYASIDQGLYAVLGAASLMAGSMRMTVSLCVIFLELTNNLLLLPITMLVLLISKSVGDCFNPSIYEIILELKGLPFLEAHPEPWMRNITVGELADVKPPVVTLSGIETVGRIVDVLRNTTHNGFAVVDSVGQVSEVHGLVLRAHLLLVLKKKWFLQERRRTEEWEVREKFTWVDVAERWGTIEEVAVTKEEMEMYVDLHPLTNTTPYTVVETMSVAKALVQFRQVGLRHMLVLPKYHGHGVPPVVGILTRQDLRAHNILSAFPHLEKSHASKKGR; encoded by the exons ATGGAGAAAGATTCAGAGCAAATGGCAGAGACCACAAATCAACAAGAAAGAGACATGGAGAGCAATTCACTCCATCAGCCACTCCTCAAGAGAAATCTAACGGCCCTTTCTTCAAGTCCACTAGCCCTTGTTGGAGCCAAAGTTTCCTATATCGAAAGCTTGGATTATGA gatCAATGAGAATGATCTGTTCAAGCACGATTGGAGAAGCAGATCGCAAGCGCAAGTGTTGCAGTATATATTCCTTAAATGGTTATTGGCTTTCCTAGTCGGGCTATTAACTGGTCTCATTGCCACTCTCATCAATCTTGCAGTTGAAAACATTGCAGGATACAAACTCCTTGCTGTAGTTCAATACATAGACAATAAAAG GTACATGATGGGGTTCTTGTACATGACTGGGGTTAATTTCATATTAACACTAATCGCAACAGTTCTATGTGTGTTTTTCGCACCTACTGCAGCGGGTCCGGGCATTCCTGAAATCAAAGCTTACCTAAACGGGGTGGATACTCCCAATATGTATGGTGCTACCACCATGTTTGTTAAG ATCGTTGGAAGTATAGGAGCTGTGGCTGCAGGTCTGGATTTAGGGAAAGAAGGGCCACTGGTTCACATTGGTGCTTGCATTGCTTCATTACTAGGTCAAGGTGGGCCCGATGACTACCGGATCAAATGGCGATGGATTCGTTACTTCAACAACGACCGTGATCGCCGAGATATAATCACATGTGGCGCATCCTCAGGTGTATGTGCTGCTTTCCGGTCCCCAGTAGGAGGTGTCCTGTTTGCACTTGAGGAGGTGGCCACATGGTGGAGAAGCGCTCTTCTCTGGAGAACCTTCTTTAGTACAGCGGTTGTGGTGGTGGTGCTCAGAGCTTTCATGGAGTATTGTAAAGATGGAGCCTGTGGGCTTTTTGGACAAGGTGGGTTGATTATGTTTGATGTCGGCGGTGTTCCGGTGAGGTACCATGTAGCTGATCTCATCCCTGTAACTGTAATTGGAATCATTGGTGGAGTTTTAGGTAGCCTTTACAACTACCTTCTTCACAAGGTCCTTCGTCTCTACAATCTCATCAACGCCAAAGGGAAATTAGCCAAGATTTCATTGAGTCTGGCAGTATCATTATTCACGTCAGCATGCTTATACGGACTCCCGTTTCTTGCCAGTTGTACGCCATGCGATCCATCTGTAGTAGATTCCGAGTGTCCGTCTACAGGAAGAATGGGGAACTTCAAGCAGTTTAACTGTCCAAAAGGACACTACAATGACCTGGCGACTCTCCTCCTTACAACAAACGATGATGCTGTACGCAACATTTTCTCCACCAACACTCCCAGTGAATATCGTGTCTTCTCCTTAGTCATTTTCTTTATACTTTATTGCATATTGGGACTCTTCACGTTCGGGATTGCAGTTCCATCTGGACTTTTCCTACCGATTATACTCATGGGGTCCGCTTACGGACGCTTACTTGGCATGGCGATGGGGTCGTACGCGTCTATTGACCAAGGACTTTATGCCGTTTTGGGTGCGGCTTCTTTAATGGCGGGGTCCATGCGGATGACTGTTTCCCTGTGTGTCATATTTCTTGAGCTGACAAACAATCTTCTTTTGCTTCCGATAACAATGCTTGTCCTTCTAATTTCCAAAAGTGTTGGAGACTGTTTCAACCCGAGTATATACGAGATCATACTAGAGCTTAAAGGGCTGCCTTTCTTGGAAGCCCACCCTGAGCCATGGATGAGAAATATAACGGTTGGTGAGTTGGCAGATGTTAAGCCGCCAGTTGTCACGTTATCAGGGATTGAAACGGTGGGCCGGATTGTGGATGTTTTGAGGAACACCACCCACAATGGCTTTGCTGTTGTGGACAGTGTGGGACAGGTGAGTGAAGTGCATGGGCTTGTTTTGAGAGCTCATCTTTTACTGGTGTTGAAAAAGAAATGGTTTTTACAAGAGAGAAGGAGAACCGAGGAGTGGGAAGTGAGAGAAAAGTTCACTTGGGTTGATGTGGCGGAGAGGTGGGGGACGATAGAGGAGGTGGCAGTTACAAAAGAAGAAATGGAAATGTATGTGGATTTGCATCCACTTACCAATACTACCCCTTATACGGTTGTTGAAACCATGTCTGTTGCAAAGGCTTTAGTGCAATTCAGGCAGGTGGGGCTTCGCCACATGCTTGTTTTACCAAAGTACCATGGCCATGGG GTGCCACCAGTGGTTGGAATCTTGACCAGGCAGGACTTGAGAGCACACAACATTTTGAGTGCATTTCCTCATCTTGAAAAATCTCACGCAAGTAAAAAGGGGCGTTAA
- the LOC111921445 gene encoding chloride channel protein CLC-a isoform X2: MMGFLYMTGVNFILTLIATVLCVFFAPTAAGPGIPEIKAYLNGVDTPNMYGATTMFVKIVGSIGAVAAGLDLGKEGPLVHIGACIASLLGQGGPDDYRIKWRWIRYFNNDRDRRDIITCGASSGVCAAFRSPVGGVLFALEEVATWWRSALLWRTFFSTAVVVVVLRAFMEYCKDGACGLFGQGGLIMFDVGGVPVRYHVADLIPVTVIGIIGGVLGSLYNYLLHKVLRLYNLINAKGKLAKISLSLAVSLFTSACLYGLPFLASCTPCDPSVVDSECPSTGRMGNFKQFNCPKGHYNDLATLLLTTNDDAVRNIFSTNTPSEYRVFSLVIFFILYCILGLFTFGIAVPSGLFLPIILMGSAYGRLLGMAMGSYASIDQGLYAVLGAASLMAGSMRMTVSLCVIFLELTNNLLLLPITMLVLLISKSVGDCFNPSIYEIILELKGLPFLEAHPEPWMRNITVGELADVKPPVVTLSGIETVGRIVDVLRNTTHNGFAVVDSVGQVSEVHGLVLRAHLLLVLKKKWFLQERRRTEEWEVREKFTWVDVAERWGTIEEVAVTKEEMEMYVDLHPLTNTTPYTVVETMSVAKALVQFRQVGLRHMLVLPKYHGHGVPPVVGILTRQDLRAHNILSAFPHLEKSHASKKGR; this comes from the exons ATGATGGGGTTCTTGTACATGACTGGGGTTAATTTCATATTAACACTAATCGCAACAGTTCTATGTGTGTTTTTCGCACCTACTGCAGCGGGTCCGGGCATTCCTGAAATCAAAGCTTACCTAAACGGGGTGGATACTCCCAATATGTATGGTGCTACCACCATGTTTGTTAAG ATCGTTGGAAGTATAGGAGCTGTGGCTGCAGGTCTGGATTTAGGGAAAGAAGGGCCACTGGTTCACATTGGTGCTTGCATTGCTTCATTACTAGGTCAAGGTGGGCCCGATGACTACCGGATCAAATGGCGATGGATTCGTTACTTCAACAACGACCGTGATCGCCGAGATATAATCACATGTGGCGCATCCTCAGGTGTATGTGCTGCTTTCCGGTCCCCAGTAGGAGGTGTCCTGTTTGCACTTGAGGAGGTGGCCACATGGTGGAGAAGCGCTCTTCTCTGGAGAACCTTCTTTAGTACAGCGGTTGTGGTGGTGGTGCTCAGAGCTTTCATGGAGTATTGTAAAGATGGAGCCTGTGGGCTTTTTGGACAAGGTGGGTTGATTATGTTTGATGTCGGCGGTGTTCCGGTGAGGTACCATGTAGCTGATCTCATCCCTGTAACTGTAATTGGAATCATTGGTGGAGTTTTAGGTAGCCTTTACAACTACCTTCTTCACAAGGTCCTTCGTCTCTACAATCTCATCAACGCCAAAGGGAAATTAGCCAAGATTTCATTGAGTCTGGCAGTATCATTATTCACGTCAGCATGCTTATACGGACTCCCGTTTCTTGCCAGTTGTACGCCATGCGATCCATCTGTAGTAGATTCCGAGTGTCCGTCTACAGGAAGAATGGGGAACTTCAAGCAGTTTAACTGTCCAAAAGGACACTACAATGACCTGGCGACTCTCCTCCTTACAACAAACGATGATGCTGTACGCAACATTTTCTCCACCAACACTCCCAGTGAATATCGTGTCTTCTCCTTAGTCATTTTCTTTATACTTTATTGCATATTGGGACTCTTCACGTTCGGGATTGCAGTTCCATCTGGACTTTTCCTACCGATTATACTCATGGGGTCCGCTTACGGACGCTTACTTGGCATGGCGATGGGGTCGTACGCGTCTATTGACCAAGGACTTTATGCCGTTTTGGGTGCGGCTTCTTTAATGGCGGGGTCCATGCGGATGACTGTTTCCCTGTGTGTCATATTTCTTGAGCTGACAAACAATCTTCTTTTGCTTCCGATAACAATGCTTGTCCTTCTAATTTCCAAAAGTGTTGGAGACTGTTTCAACCCGAGTATATACGAGATCATACTAGAGCTTAAAGGGCTGCCTTTCTTGGAAGCCCACCCTGAGCCATGGATGAGAAATATAACGGTTGGTGAGTTGGCAGATGTTAAGCCGCCAGTTGTCACGTTATCAGGGATTGAAACGGTGGGCCGGATTGTGGATGTTTTGAGGAACACCACCCACAATGGCTTTGCTGTTGTGGACAGTGTGGGACAGGTGAGTGAAGTGCATGGGCTTGTTTTGAGAGCTCATCTTTTACTGGTGTTGAAAAAGAAATGGTTTTTACAAGAGAGAAGGAGAACCGAGGAGTGGGAAGTGAGAGAAAAGTTCACTTGGGTTGATGTGGCGGAGAGGTGGGGGACGATAGAGGAGGTGGCAGTTACAAAAGAAGAAATGGAAATGTATGTGGATTTGCATCCACTTACCAATACTACCCCTTATACGGTTGTTGAAACCATGTCTGTTGCAAAGGCTTTAGTGCAATTCAGGCAGGTGGGGCTTCGCCACATGCTTGTTTTACCAAAGTACCATGGCCATGGG GTGCCACCAGTGGTTGGAATCTTGACCAGGCAGGACTTGAGAGCACACAACATTTTGAGTGCATTTCCTCATCTTGAAAAATCTCACGCAAGTAAAAAGGGGCGTTAA